Within Candidatus Thiopontia autotrophica, the genomic segment AATATGCCATCCCTCTGCTTGGAATGTTACTGGGCAATACCATGAATGGAATATCTCTGGGAATGGACAGACTGACCAGCAGCGTCTGGCAACAGCACAGGATTTTAGAGGCTCGTCTGGCTCTTGGTGAAAGCGCACAAGAGGCCATTCGCAAACTACGAGATGATGCCATTCGCACCGGCATGATTCCGATTTTGAATGCCATGGCTGCTGCAGGTGTTATAAGTCTGCCAGGAATGATGACTGGTCAGATTCTCTCTGGAACCCCTCCAATTGAGGCCGTGAAATACCAGATTCTCATTCTGTTTCTCATTGCAGGAGGGACTGGACTAGGTGTCATGGCATCCGTTTCTGTCTCATCAAGACGTTTTTTTGACACAAGAGACCGTCTCAGAATGGAACGCCTCTCTAGTTAAGCGCGTTAATTCAATAGGTTATAATGTTAGCACTATCGTGCTTGAGAATTTGAAACATACTTTTTGAGAAACGACTTATATCCCGCACTGTTTAGACGCTGCTTTTCATGATCAGCACTTGAGAAACTTTGGTACGGGCCAACATCTACTCTATAGAGCGCACCTTTAGAGGTTTTATCTCTATTTATCTGGACATTTTCAAAGCCATTAAGGATTAGCTCAGCCTTCTGTTTATCAGCAGCCTCTTTGCTGCGAAACGCACCCAACTGAATCAAGTAATTCCCTCTCGGGGTTGATGATCTCTTTACTGGCTGCTTTTTCTTGCCACTCTTCTTCGAAGAGCTCTCTGATTGTTTCCTGGGCCTCTCCTCAACACCTGCGTACTCCTCCTCCGGTAGCATGGAAAAGAAGTCAAACTGAAACTTATCCTCGCTCTCCTGCCCTGCCTTCTTGCCCTTGTCACCATCCTGTTTCACGCTCTGTTTAGGCTCTGGCTCTGCCGGCATCTTCAGCCAATACAGATACCCCCCAAAGATACCCGCAGCAACCAGTGCCAACAGAATAATTGCTGATCCGGAAGATTTCCCTATCATCTTGTGCAGAGCAACCATTACATCTCTTCCGGCGCCGATACGCCCAGCAGCCTCAAACCATTAACAAATACCTGCCGCGCAGCCAGAATAAGAGTTATTCGTGCATTCCTCAACACCTGATCATCCACCAGAAACTGATGTGCGTTGTAGTATGTATGCAACTCATGGGCAAGATCACGCAGATAATGTGCCAACTGGTGTGGCTCACGCTGAAGTGCTGCACTCTCCAGCAACTCTGAATAACGTGATATTCCAACCATCAATATCTTTTCATGCGACTCAGTTAACAGGTGAAGATTTGACTCTCCCTCTTCCTGACTCCACTCCATCCCTTTTTCACCCATCTGTCGCATTACGCTATGAATTCGCGCATGGGCATACTGAATATAGTAAACCGGGTTTTCTGATGATTGAGAGCGCGCAAGATCCAGATCAAAATCCATATGCTGCTCGCTCTTTCTTAGTACATAGAAGAACCTTGCAGCATCATTACCAACCTCAGACCTCAGCTCTCTGAGAGTTACAAAAGAACCGCTCCTCGTGGACATCTGCACCTTCTCACCGCCCCGATAGAGTGATGCAAACTGCACCAACAATATCTCTAGCCGATCCGGCTCCTGCCCCATGGCCGCAAGACCTGCCCGCACCCGTGGCACATAGCCATGATGATCTGCACCCCATATATTTATCATCCTGTCAAAGCCACGATTAAGCTTGTTCATATGATAGGCAATATCTGATGCAAAATAGGTCTTGAGGCCATTGTCACGAACTACAACACGATCCTTCTCATCACCATAGTTTGTAGAACGAAACCAGAGCGCGCCATTTTGCTCATATATATCATCACTGGCCTGCAGCTTCTCAATAGCCTGATCAACAGTGCTGTCGTCCATCAACGACTGTTCTGAAAACCACTCATCGTAGATCACGCCAAATTCAGCAAGATCATCTCTGATATCTCCCAGGATGGCACTGATTGCTGCATGGTGAATCTGGGAATACTGCTCACTCCCCAGCAGACTACGCGCCTGAAATATAAGACCATCTATATGCGCCTCTTTATCTCCATCTGGCTCATCCTCAGGGACCCCATCCATCACAACATCAACTGGATGCAAAAACAGCTCTCCCTGCTCGCGATGGAGCGTTGCTGCAATATCCCAGATATAGTCACCCTGATATCCGTTAACCGGGAACACCACCTCCTCACCACAAAGATCGAGATAACGCATCCATACACTGGCCGTCAAAATATCCATCTGACGGCCCGCATCATTTACGTAGTACTCACAGTGAACTTGATAACCAGTTGCTCGCAACAGGCTGGCTGTTGCCGCACCATAGGCAGCCCCACGCCCGTGACCAACATGGAGCGGTCCGGTCGGGTTGGCAGAGACAAACTCCATTACCACCTTCTCATCACCACCAACATCACTTTCACCATACTTGTCCCCAACACGCAGGACCTCACTAATCACCTCTCCATAAGCTGCATCAGAGAGATAGAAGTTAATAAATCCGGGGCCTGCAATCTCTGTTTTTACTACCTGCTCCGATTCTGGCAGGGCCCCCACAATTTTCTGCGCCAGTTCCCGTGGGTTTGTTTTAGCCTGTTTTGCCAAAACCATAGCCATATTGGTGGCAAAATCACCATGACTCTGGTCTCTTGTGCGCTCAATAAGAACAGCAGGGTCGCTCTCCAGCTGAAGGACACCTGACTCACAGAGATGAGCCAATGCAGACTCAACAAGTTGTTTTAGTTGTTGCTTCACTAATGTCTCACTCTAGCCACGTACCAGTGGCTCTTCTACATCCTGACGTGCCTCTCTGCCCAGCAGAGCCTCAATCAATTCAAGCGCAAAATCCATTGCAGTCCCCGGCCCTCGTGAGGTTATGACTTTACCATCGGAAACCACGTCAGCATCCTCAATAATATTGGCAGATGTCCCCTGCAAGAAGCCTGGATAACTGGTGGCCTCTTTACCATTTAACACCCCGGCATCAGCCAACACCTTTGGTGCCGCACAAATTGCTGCTGTATATCTATCTTCAGCTGCCATTTTCTGAACCAGCTTATGGATACGTGGATCTGCATTTAGATGATCCGCCCCTGGCAGGCCACCGGGCAACACAACCATCTCATAATCTTGTTGCAGAGCTTCATCAAGTGACATATCTGCAATGTGCACGGTGTCACGACTGGCTTTAATTGGGCCATCACTCAGTCCGGCAACCACTACCTTGATCCCTGCTCGTCGCAACAGATCAACAATGGTTATTGCTTCCAGCTCTTCAAACCCCTCTGCCAGTGGAACCAATACAGAAATATCACTACCCATTGATCTATCCCTAATGTGGAGCGTGCAGCAGATGTAGCCCTTTAAGCATATTCAGGGCCTCAAACAGAACAAAGTCATCCTCTGCCAGGTTTGTTTCTGGCTCCTCACCGTCATCAGCCTTCCTCGTTCCTGTATCGTCATCACCATTAGAGGTCTCGCCATTCCCATTGCTTAGGTGGCCAGAAAGATCTCTCTCTGAAACACGATGAAGATTCTTCTTTTTATCTTTGTCACTCTTTTCGATTTTGATATTGCTCAACTCAATATCCGGGGCAATCCCCTCTGCCTGAATAGAGCGTCCAGATGGTGTGTAATAACGTGCCGTTGTCAGTTTCAGAGCCGCACCTTCACGCATTGGCAGGATTGTCTGCACAGAGCCTTTGCCGAATGTCTTGGTACCCATTATTACCGCCCGCTTGTGGTCTTGTAGTGCTCCAGAGACAATCTCGGATGCTGAAGCAGACCCACTATTCACCAATACAACCAATGGTGCACCATTCATGATGTCATCTGAATCAGCCTCAAACTCTATTTTTGAATCTTTCACACGACCATCCGTATAGACTAACAATCCATCTGTCAGAAATGCGTCTGCAACAGTTACCGCAGCACTCAACACACCTCCAGGGTTGTTGCGCAGATCCAGCACCAACCCGTTCAGATCCTCTCCATCATTCTCTTTGATCAATTTCTTGATGGCCTTTTCAAGATTTTCTCCCGTACGCATCTGAAACTGACTGATTCGTACATATCCAAAACCATCCTCCAGGGTGCGGCTTTTAACACTACGAATTTTTATCACATCCCGAATAATATTAACTGTCAGAGCCTGATCTTCCCCCTTGCGCACCACGGTAAGCTCAATCTTTGTGCCAACTTTGCCGCGCATCTTCTTGACTGCATCACCCAAGGTGATGCCCTGAACAGCTGTGCCATCAATGCGTATGATCAGATCACCTGCCTGCATTCCTGCGCGCTGTGCTGGAGTATCATCAATTGGTGAGATCACTTTGACAAAGCCATCCTCCATGCCCACCTCAATCCCCAGACCACCGAACTCACCTGTAGTGCTAACCTGTAGCTCATCATGTGCCTCTGGCAACAGATAGGATGAGTGTGGATCCAGGCCACTCACCATCCCCTTGATTGCGTTATTAAGCAGCTCCTCATCACTCACATCTTCAACATAGCTATTTTTAATATTACTAAACGCCTCACTAAAGGCCCGTAATTCATCCAGCGGCAGTGGAACAACAGCGCCCTCCTCCCGTTCAGCCAATACACTACGCTCCACGGCAAGTGAAATCCCAAGGATTAATCCGGTCAATAAAATCAGTAAGTCACGCGCTTTTGTCTTCATTAAGCAATCCGCTGTCAGGTTAAAAACTCATTAATAATTATGCAGATTTTACAGGAAAAATTGCACCCAGTATTACCGATTGGTTTGCGCCTGTAACAGATGGGATATTACCAACATCTCCACGAACGGTTTGACGAGCCAGCCAGCCAAAAGCTACTGCCTCTACCCAATCTGGATCAACCCCAATCGATGCTGTTGAATCAACACTCCAGCCCGATAAATTTACAGCCATGCGCTCCAGAAGAAAGGAGTTGTGCGCTCCGCCCCCACATACCAACAACTGTTGCCTACCAACATTCTGGTCACGCACAGCATCTGCGACTGTAACGGCCGTCAGTTCACATAGAGTGGCGGCAACATCCTCTACCGGAAGCGATTTAACTAGTGAACTCCAGCCACCATAAAGCCAGTCACTATTAAATAGCTCACGCCCTGTACTTTTTGGAGATGGCCGTGAAAAGAAAGGATCGCTCAACATAGATTTCAACAGGCTGGAGGATAGTTCTCCTTGCCTGGCAAAGAGACCATCCTTATCCATTCTTGTGCCGAATGACTCTTCAGCCCAATAATCCATCAACACATTACCAGGACCGGTATCAAACCCAACCACAGGAGCGCCTCTGTCTGCTGGTAAGAGCGTTACATTTGCCATGCCCCCAATATTGACTACAGCACCACTTTGCCCTCTCATCAACCAGCGGTGATAGGCTGGCGCCAATGGTGCGCCCTCTCCTCCAGCAGCAATATCACGGCGACGAAAATCTGCCACCGTGGTGATTCCTGTCCGTTGCGCAACAATATTAGGGTCGCCAATCTGCAGGGTGAACGGTGTACTACCAGTTGGTTTATGACGAATTGTCTGTCCATGGCTGCCAATCGCCACTATCTTCTCTGCTGCCAGACCTGCTTTCTCAACCACGGCTACTGCGGCATCTGAAAAAAGCACTCCCAACTCAACATCCAACTCTCCCATCCTCTCAATCTCATTCTCCCCCTCCATGCAGAGAGCAAGAATTCTCTCTTTAAGAGATGGTGAAATTTGGGTCACATCTGTTGCACAGAGAGATGGGGGGAAGGTTGAAAAATCAACAACCACAGCATCAACACCATCCATACTGGTGCCTGACATCAGACCTACAAAATACTCACTCATTGCCTATCCATAAAAATCATCAGATGACGGTAACCTGTTACGTTGTACTTATCAATGAATAGCTACCATACATGTAAAGCGCTCTCATCCACGCCCCTTAGCTAAATTATTGGACATTTCCGTACAGGATTGTTAGGTTGGTTACGTCATTGTCACAATACTAGTCACACATAATCTTGCGCCACACCACTGGAGAAAATTATTTATGAAACACATCAAGCTGGCTCCATCTCTTGCTCTCTCTCTTCTGCTCTCATTTAGCAATGTCTGGGCAGATGAATTTCATGAGACTATCGAAATTTTTCAAAAAGCTGGCGAAAGCGGTGGGTTTTTTAATGATGCCCATGGCTATGCCGTGTTTCCGACTATTGGAAAGGTTGGTATTGGTATTGGCGGCTCTTATGGCGATGGTAGAGTATATGTTGGGCATGACCATGTCGGTGACACCACAGCAACACAACTAACAATAGGATTTCAGCTTGGTGCACAGGCATTCAGCCAAATCATCTTCTTTCAGGACAAGCGGGCATTTGAGGAATTCACCACGGGCAAGTTTGAATTTAGTGCGCAAGCAAATGCCGTGGCAATTACTGCTGGAGTCTCTGGAACAGCATCAACCATTGGTAATTCTGTAGGAGCGAGCGGCGGAAGAAATGACGCTACAACAACAGGGCAGTACAACAAAGGGATGGCCTCTTTCACAATAGCCAAAGGTGGATTGATGTACGAAGCATCAATCGGCGGACAAAAATTCAGCTACACACCCAAGTAACCCACAGCCCTTAACAAACCAGCAATCTCTCCCTCTCAATAAGGGAGGATGCTCAATGAGCAAACAAACATGATGGGAACAACCAACGTTACTTTTATCGATGTCTTTATGATGGCTCTTCCAATAATACCCATCATCTATTTCCTGATTGCAGGAAACCCCCATGATGTCGACACGGAAGAGAGAGCATCATTATCGGCCGCAAGAACATGGCTCGTGCTCGCCTTGATGGCCTTGGGGCTAGGGGTGATTGGAGTAGTTATTGCAACTGCCACCCTGATTATGGGGGTCAAGACAATCATACGAGGGCGCACCATGTACGGGTTAACAGTGATATTGATATCTATATTTGTGCCAATCTTTAGCTTTATTCCACTATGGAATTAAGTTGCTAGAAACTACAAGACTCATATCGACCCTAATGAGACCTTTCTCAAAGGAGGAGATGGGTGGTAGATAACTACGTAGTCTGGCTTGATTCGGTGGGGATGGGGGATGTGGGTCAGGTTGGGGGCAAGAATGCCTCTCTTGGCGAGATGATCCATGCCCTTTCGGACAAGGGTGTCCGGGTTCCCAACGGCTTTGCCACCACTGCCCATGCATTCCGGGACTTTCTTGCCCACAGCCACCTGACCGAGAGGATCCACCAGTCACTTGAGGCACTGGACCCCACCGATATTCATGCGCTGAAGGAGTGTGGTGCTGAGATCAGGCGCTGGATTCTTGACTCCCCATTTCCCGTTCCCCTGCTCAATGCCATAACCTCCGCCTATGAAAAACTGGAGGGGCAGACTGATGGAAAACTGAGTGTTGCCATCCGCTCCTCGGCGACCGCCGAGGATCTTGCCGACGCCTCATTTGCCGGACAGCAGGAGAGCTACCTTAATGTCTGTGGAGTGGAGAGTGTCCTCGCCTCAATCAAGAATGTATTTGCCTCGCTCTACAATGACCGCGCCATCTCCTATCGGGCGCATCAGCACTTCGACCACCAGAGCATTGCAATATCGGTCGGGGTACAGCAGATGGTACGTAGCGATCTCGGCTCCAGCGGCGTGCTCTTCACCCTGGATACGGAGTCCGGATTCAGGGATGTAATCCTTATCACCTCAGCCTATGGCCTTGGGGAGACGGTGGTACAGGGAGCAGTCAACCCCGATGAGTTCTATCTCTACAAACCGACACTGGCCACAGGACATCACGCCATCCTGAGCAGGACACTGGGATCAAAGGAGATCCGCAAGATCTATGCACGGGACAATCTGAAGGATTTTATCGTTACCGAACGTGTCCCTGAACTGGAGCGTAACCGCTTCAGCCTCAATGACCGGCAGATTCATGAGTTGGGGCGCTACGCCGTCACCATCGAGGAGCACTATGGACGCCCTATGGATATTGAGTGGGCCCTTGATGGTGTCGACAACAAAATCTATATCGTCCAGTCACGCCCGGAGACGGTAAAGAGTCAGGAGAAAACAACCAACTCCATTAACCGCTACAAACTCAAGGAGAGGGGTACCGTTCTGGCCAAGGGACGCGCCATTGGGCAGGCCATCACCAACGGAACCACACGAATCATTGCCAACATCTCGGAGATGGAGCGTATTCAGCCCGGTGATATTCTGGTTACCGACATGACCGATCCAGATTGGGAGCCGATCATGAAGCGGGCCTCAGCCATCGTCACCAACCGCGGGGGCCGTACCTGCCATGCAGCCATTATTGCGCGGGAGCTGGGGATCCCCACAATTGTCGGCACCGGGGATGCAACCGAATCCATCCCCAACGACCACACTGTCACCATCTCCTGTGCGGAGGGTGATGATGGTTATGTCTACGATAAGGCACTCGCATTTGAGCTTATTACCACACCAATCAAGTCACTGCCTCCGCTCAAAACCAGAATGATGGTCAATATTGGAAACCCCGGGCGCGCCTTCGACTACGCCTCCATCCCCAATGATGGGGTTGGACTCGCGCGGATGGAGTTCATCATCAGCAATATCATCGGCATCCACCCAAGGGCGATTATCGATTTCGAAAATCTCCCCGCTGAGAGTAGAGATGAGATAGAGAGAAAAATATCCGGCTATGGATCACCCATCGAATTTTATGTTGAGAAACTCACCGAGGGGATAGCAACTATTGCAGCGCCATTCTCCCCAAACCCAGTACGCATCAGAACCTCAGACTTCAAATCAAACGAGTATGCAAACCTGATTGCCGGCAGAGAGTATGAGCCATTTGAGTCTAATCCAATGATTGGATACAGGGGGGCACTACGGCAGCTGTCGGAACCATTCCGCCCCTGTTTCGAACTGGAGTGCAAGGCGATAAAGCGGGCACGGGAGAAAATGGGGCTCTCAAATATAGAGCTCATGATCCCCTTTATACGCACCCTGGACGAGGCCATAGATATCATCAGTCTACTCGAGGAGAATGGGCTGAAACGGGGAGAAGATGGCCTCCGGATCATCATGATGTGCGAGGTGCCCTCCAACGTGATCCTCGCCGAGGAGTTTCTCGAATATTTTGATGGCTTCTCTATCGGCTCCAATGATCTGACCCAGCTTACCCTGGGGATGGACCGTGACTCCGAGTGGATGGCCGCTGGGTTTGATGAACGCAATCCGGCAATCAAGGAGAGCATCTCCAGGGTTATCCAGGCGTGTCACAACCAGCACAAGAGTGTTGGTATCTGTGGGGAGGGCCCCTCACATTATCCGGAGTTTGCAAGGTGGCTGGTAGAACAGGAGATTTCCAGTATCTCTATGAGCCCGAACAGCATAATCGAGACCTGGAACGGCCTGGGATAGGTCGGTATCCCCTACTGAATCACCTGGTTGATCACTGCCTGGGCCATCTCCAGACCAGACACCCTGTCCATTTTTCACCCCGCAGCCAGAAGGGGGCCATTCCCGGGATGGTGCCTGTTTATTTTCTTCTGGATCTCCATCACCACCATCAACAACAAAGCAATCCCCAACAACTGCAACCAGTGTTCGAAACTGATGGGCTGAACACCCAATACTCTCTGTAACCAAGGCACATACATGGCACCAATATGGATCAACTGCGCCAATACCGTGCCAAAAAGAAGGAGCGGATTCCGTAGTGGAGAGAGTTGAAAAATCGATCGACTTTCGGACCGGCAATTAAAGACGTGGACATTCTCAAAAAGCACCATCAGTAACAGTGTGCTATTTCTGGCAGCATCTATATCCATCCCCAGAACATGCGTGAGGTTCCAATAGAGGATGAATGCAGTAACCCCCATCATAAGGCTGGAGACAATGATGCGCTCCACCATCAGCCGATTGAATATCGGCTCCTCTGGACTGCGTGGGGGGCGCCTCATCTCATCACCCTCTGCCGGCTCAAAGGCGAGTGCAACGTCCTGAATCCCGTTGGTGACAAGGTTGAGCCAGAGCAGTTGTGCCGGAAGCAAGGGCAGCGCTACCCCTGCCATCAATGCAAGGAAGAAGAGCACTACCTCCGCCGCACCGGTCGAGATCAACAAAAAGATCACCTTGCGCACATTGGCGTATGCCACCCTCCCCTCTTCGATCCCGGAGACGATGGAGGTGAAGTTGTCATCAACCAGGATCATATCCGAGCTCTCACGGGCGACATCTGTCCCCTGTACCCCCATCGAGACCCCGACATTGGCCGCATTAAGTGCAGGCGCATCATTGGCCCCATCCCCGGTCATTGCAATAAAGTGGCCGTTACGGATGAGTGATCTGGTAATTACAACCTTCTGTGAAGGATCAACACGCGCAAAGACTCGCGTATCTCTGGTCAGTCTGTCAACCGCAGCCTCACCATCCTCCTCCGCCTGCCTCAGCTGATAGCCGGTAACAACCTGTTGTTCTGACTCTGCCATCCCAAGCTCTCTGGCGATTGCGAGGGCTGTTACCGGATGGTCCCCAGTCACCATCGAGACATCAATACCGGCATGACGACAGGACTCTATCGCCCCCTTTACCTCCTGCCGCAATGGATCAATCATCCCCACCAGACCCAGGAAGGTAAGCCCCTCCAGATCCATTACTGTAAACGGGCTGCCATCTGCTATCTGGCGAACACCACCTGCAACTGCCAGAATCCGATACCCTTCTCTGGCCAGCTGTTCTGACTGCGCCAGCACCACTTTCTCATCAATCTCCATCTTCCCATCAGCTAATGCCATTCCGGCACACATCGGCAACAGTGCCTCCAGCGCCCCTTTAACAAAAACCAACTCTCTGTCACCATGCTGGTGGAGGGATGCAGAGAAACGATTCTCTGACTCAAAAGGGATATCCTCAACCAGCGGATACTCACTCATTGCATCCTGCCGAATCACTCCAGCCCTGTATGCAAAAATCTGTAGTGCAACATCCACCGCATCCCCATGATGAACCCATTTACCATTGCGCATCCCAAGATACGCCTCATTATTAAGCGCAACACTCCTTGCCAGAGCCCCCAACTGTTGCTGCTGTGAGACGGGGAGATGATCCTGCAAATTCTCCCTGCCATCTATCCTCAAGAGCTCACCACCAGGAAGAGCAACCATGGCTACGGCCATCTCATTAACTGTCAATGTGCCTGTCTTGTCAGAGGCTATAAAAGTGCATGAGCCCAAGGCCTCCACTGCATAGAGGCGACGTACAACGACGTTTCTCTTGGCCATTCTGTTGGCACCAATCGCCAAGGCAACAGTAATTGCAACGGGCAGCCCCTCCGGAATCACGGAGACCGCCAGGGCAACAGCAAGCAGAAAAACCTCCTGAAATGGGGCTCCTAGAACCAGTTCAACAACTATCAACAGAAGAGCAATCACCCCGAATACAAGTGCAATCACCCTAGTGAAATCCTCCATCCTCAGCAATAATGGCGGCTTCGCACTCTCTGTAGCTGATAGAGAGCCAGCAATCTTGCCGATCTCCGTCTGCTCTCCTGTCGCTACAACCAGGCCATGACAACGACCACGGACGATGATTGACCCGCTAAAGAGCATGTTGAGGCGGTCACCAACCGCACTATCCAGCGCATATGCTCCCTCTGAACTCTTGGCAACAGCCAGCGACTCACCAGTCAGCAGGGACTCATCAACCTCTACCCCTTTGGCACTGATCAACCGTATATCTGCTGGCACCCTGTTCCCTGAACCAAGAAAAACAATATCCCCCGGGAGCAACTCCTCAGAATCAAGTTCCAGGGGCTCACCTTCACGCAAAACATTTGCGACGGTCCTGACCATGGAACGAAGCGCCTTCGCACTCTTCTCTGCGGAGTGCTCCTGAACCGTACCAATAGTGGCATTGATAAGAAGTACTGCGGCGATAAAAATTGCATCCAAATAGTGTCCAAGGCTGAGCGATACCAATGCCGCAAAAAGAAGAACATAAATTAGTGGGCTAAAAAACTGGCGGATAAAGATTGCCATAATCCCAGGCTTGGGTGGCTGGGGAAGAGTATTCAACCCATACTCTAATCGACGCCTCTGCACCTCATTCTGATCCAATCCATGCACTGATGCATCGAGCATCTCCAGCAGTTCATCCACAGATCTGGCATGTGGTGAGTCAACCGGTTCATTGGCAGTGACAGTCTCTCTCATTATCACGAGACTAGCATATCCAGCCACGTGGCTTCCAAATAATGCGGAGGGCTACACTATCTTGCCTACAACAGGCGATCCCAAATTTTGGTGACCTGCTTACGCTCTACAACAAACTCTTCTGCAGAGACGATTGCTTTCCTGTTTTGTAGGGATAGGTGGTAGGCACGCCTTCGATAGCTACGATAATTTTCCTCAAGTGTTTTTGCTTCATCATCAGTAATCAGCCCCTCTTCGGCCAGCTGCTCCAGTAGACGAATATTATCTGTCCACTGCATTAAGGATGGGTGCTGTAATGACCAGCGTAACACCATGTACTGAACCATAAACTCGATATCAACCATTCCTCCCTTCATCTGTTTAAGGTTGATCTCGTCTTTGCCGCACTGGCCTAGCGAGTCACGCATTTTCTCTCGCATATCACTAACCTCGGACTGCAGCTCTCTCTCGTCTCTCTGCTGACTCAGGATTGTCCTTCTAATTTTTTCAAACTCTGCTCTTGCCTTTGCGCCACCAAAAATCACCCGGGCACGTACCAGTGCCTGGTGTTCCCAGGTCCACGCATCCTTCTTTTGGTAGTCCAGGAACCCTTCTGAATCCAAGACCAGCAATCCCGATGCGCCATTAGGGCGTAGGCGTGAATCAATCTCGTAGAGTCGTCCGCTCATGGTGCGAGTGCTAATTAGGTGGATCATTCTCTGTGCCAGCCTGATATAGAATTCACGCCGGGTAACAGGTTGCTGTTTACGGCTAAATGGATCTTCTGGTTGGCCTGTATGGAGAAATACCAAGTCAAGGTCTGAGCCATAGCCAAGCTCAATCCCTCCCATCTTGCCATATCCGATAACCAGAAATCCCGGGGCTGCCATGCTCTCTTTGCGCATACGTGGCTGTCCCCAGCGCCTGGTCATCTCAT encodes:
- the fetB gene encoding iron export ABC transporter permease subunit FetB, giving the protein MPPETTYSLIQLTPTDLLLAAILILLVAVISLINKINIENKIIFSSIRATLQLLFIGLVLQTLFNHSNLLWVAIMSMIMVLLAGREIHVRQQRKLSGGWGFMTGTVAMFLSSMVTALFALLVIIEHDPWYHPQYAIPLLGMLLGNTMNGISLGMDRLTSSVWQQHRILEARLALGESAQEAIRKLRDDAIRTGMIPILNAMAAAGVISLPGMMTGQILSGTPPIEAVKYQILILFLIAGGTGLGVMASVSVSSRRFFDTRDRLRMERLSS
- a CDS encoding SPOR domain-containing protein encodes the protein MVALHKMIGKSSGSAIILLALVAAGIFGGYLYWLKMPAEPEPKQSVKQDGDKGKKAGQESEDKFQFDFFSMLPEEEYAGVEERPRKQSESSSKKSGKKKQPVKRSSTPRGNYLIQLGAFRSKEAADKQKAELILNGFENVQINRDKTSKGALYRVDVGPYQSFSSADHEKQRLNSAGYKSFLKKYVSNSQAR
- a CDS encoding arginine--tRNA ligase, which translates into the protein MKQQLKQLVESALAHLCESGVLQLESDPAVLIERTRDQSHGDFATNMAMVLAKQAKTNPRELAQKIVGALPESEQVVKTEIAGPGFINFYLSDAAYGEVISEVLRVGDKYGESDVGGDEKVVMEFVSANPTGPLHVGHGRGAAYGAATASLLRATGYQVHCEYYVNDAGRQMDILTASVWMRYLDLCGEEVVFPVNGYQGDYIWDIAATLHREQGELFLHPVDVVMDGVPEDEPDGDKEAHIDGLIFQARSLLGSEQYSQIHHAAISAILGDIRDDLAEFGVIYDEWFSEQSLMDDSTVDQAIEKLQASDDIYEQNGALWFRSTNYGDEKDRVVVRDNGLKTYFASDIAYHMNKLNRGFDRMINIWGADHHGYVPRVRAGLAAMGQEPDRLEILLVQFASLYRGGEKVQMSTRSGSFVTLRELRSEVGNDAARFFYVLRKSEQHMDFDLDLARSQSSENPVYYIQYAHARIHSVMRQMGEKGMEWSQEEGESNLHLLTESHEKILMVGISRYSELLESAALQREPHQLAHYLRDLAHELHTYYNAHQFLVDDQVLRNARITLILAARQVFVNGLRLLGVSAPEEM
- a CDS encoding DJ-1/PfpI family protein codes for the protein MGSDISVLVPLAEGFEELEAITIVDLLRRAGIKVVVAGLSDGPIKASRDTVHIADMSLDEALQQDYEMVVLPGGLPGADHLNADPRIHKLVQKMAAEDRYTAAICAAPKVLADAGVLNGKEATSYPGFLQGTSANIIEDADVVSDGKVITSRGPGTAMDFALELIEALLGREARQDVEEPLVRG
- a CDS encoding S41 family peptidase; the protein is MKTKARDLLILLTGLILGISLAVERSVLAEREEGAVVPLPLDELRAFSEAFSNIKNSYVEDVSDEELLNNAIKGMVSGLDPHSSYLLPEAHDELQVSTTGEFGGLGIEVGMEDGFVKVISPIDDTPAQRAGMQAGDLIIRIDGTAVQGITLGDAVKKMRGKVGTKIELTVVRKGEDQALTVNIIRDVIKIRSVKSRTLEDGFGYVRISQFQMRTGENLEKAIKKLIKENDGEDLNGLVLDLRNNPGGVLSAAVTVADAFLTDGLLVYTDGRVKDSKIEFEADSDDIMNGAPLVVLVNSGSASASEIVSGALQDHKRAVIMGTKTFGKGSVQTILPMREGAALKLTTARYYTPSGRSIQAEGIAPDIELSNIKIEKSDKDKKKNLHRVSERDLSGHLSNGNGETSNGDDDTGTRKADDGEEPETNLAEDDFVLFEALNMLKGLHLLHAPH
- a CDS encoding anhydro-N-acetylmuramic acid kinase, with product MSEYFVGLMSGTSMDGVDAVVVDFSTFPPSLCATDVTQISPSLKERILALCMEGENEIERMGELDVELGVLFSDAAVAVVEKAGLAAEKIVAIGSHGQTIRHKPTGSTPFTLQIGDPNIVAQRTGITTVADFRRRDIAAGGEGAPLAPAYHRWLMRGQSGAVVNIGGMANVTLLPADRGAPVVGFDTGPGNVLMDYWAEESFGTRMDKDGLFARQGELSSSLLKSMLSDPFFSRPSPKSTGRELFNSDWLYGGWSSLVKSLPVEDVAATLCELTAVTVADAVRDQNVGRQQLLVCGGGAHNSFLLERMAVNLSGWSVDSTASIGVDPDWVEAVAFGWLARQTVRGDVGNIPSVTGANQSVILGAIFPVKSA